ACAGAAATAAAAGTGCTAATAAATTTTTAAGCAACACCACATAGAACATTGTATATAAGAAAGACACATATCACACTTTTATTTTAACCGTTATTCAGGAGACTTATATGACAGACAACAAAATGAAAAGCACAAGAAATAACAAAAAGCATGATGGTAAATTCCGCTCTAAGCATATTACGCATAATCCTCAAGCGGAAAGTGCCAGAGCAGTATTTGGATTAAAAGATGATAATTATCAGGATAGAGTTGATCATCAAAATGAAAGGTAGCTGCAGAAAGGCTGTTGCGAAGAGTAACAGCCTTTTTTTATTGTGAAATTTATGGCAAAACTTAGTGATGAACGGCATGATATCATTGACTTGTAATGAATGAAGATATATAATTTAAGAATAGAATAGTCTATTTTAAGCCAAAGGCTTTCTAAGTACGGAATTAATAAAAACAGGGCAGGTGTGAATTATGGAATTTTATAAAATTTTACAGGATCTTGACAGCAGCAAGGACAACGTGGTTTTTACATATTTGACAGGCAAAAATAAGGGAGCAAAGCTGATTTTATCAGATGGTGAAAAAATATATTCTGAATCAAATGATAGCGTAGATTGGAAAAAAGCGGCTGAGTCCATGCCTGTAAATAAAAAAAGTCAGACTGTTTTAGTGGATGGTGAAAAAATATACATTGAATTTTTAAGAAAGAGCTACAGTGCAGTAGTGTGTGGGGCTGGTCATGTTTCAATTGCGATAATTAAAATGTGCAATCTCATGGATTTACCAGTTACAGTAATTGATGACAGAATGATTTTTACAAACAATGCAAAGGCGGCTGGAGCTGACAATGTTATGTATGAGCCATTTGAGGATGCATTGGACAAGATTGAAGGTGACAGCGGAACGTTTTTCATAATCGTTACCAGAGGACACAGATATGATCAAATGTGTCTGGAAAAAATTATTAACAAAGAAAACGCATATATAGGAATGATTGGCAGCAGACTTCGCGTAGGCAAGGTGCTTGATTATTTGGAAGAAAAAGGAGTTCCCAGAGAAAAGCTTGACATGGTTCATACTCCTATTGGATTGAAAATAGGTGCAGAAACACCTGCTGAGATTGCTGTTTCTATAATGGCTGAGATAATAGAAATAAAAAATAAGAAGTCAGGAATGAGCTCATTTGATAAAGAGCTGGTAGATGCAATATCCGGTGAAAAGTTAAAAAACATCCCAAAAGCCGTAGTAACAATTGTTTCAAGAAAGGGTTCTTCGCCGAGAGACGTAGGGACTAAAATGATTGTGTGCAAGGACGGCACAATGATCGGTACTATCGGAGGAGGCTGCGTTGAGGCTGAGCTAAGACAAAAGGCGTTTAACGCTCTAGACGCTCAAAGATGCGAGTTGGTCAAGGTGGATATGACAGGTCAGGAAGCCGAGGATGACGGAATGGTCTGCGGTGGCATAATCGAGGTGTTTATAGACCCTATTATGTAATAACAATTGTAATGCAAGCTGTTTAAAAATTTAATCGGCTTGCATTTTTATTTTATACTTCCAAAGCTCAATTTTTTACTTTTGTTGATGAAATTAGTAGATATGTGGCGAATCGTAATTTCTAGTGACAGCATAATAATTATATTTATTGAAAATTTTATTGATTTAATATATAATTCCTTGTAAAAGAGGAAATTAAGAGGAGAAAAATATGTCAACGGAAGAGTTTTGTTACAGCTCATCAGACGGAAAAACTAAAATACATGCGGTTAAATGGGTGCCCGAAGGTGAAATTAAGGCTGTAATGCAGATTTCCCACGGAATGCTTGAACATATAGAAAGATATGACGAATTTGCCGGATATATGGCGGAACATGGGGTACTTGTAGCAGGCAACGATCATCTGGGGCATGGAAAGTCTGTCTTAAGCGAAAATAACAGAGGTTATTTCGGAGAGGGCGGAAGCAGATTTCTTATTGAGGATATGCATAAACTGATGAATATTTTGAAAAATGACTATCCTGATTTACCATTTTTCATATTGGGTCACAGCATGGGGTCATTTCTCACCAGACAGTTTATAAATTTGTACGGGAACAAAATTGATGGAGCAGTAATTTCAGGAACAGGTCAGCCTCCGTATTGGGTTATAAAGTCTGGGATTTTTATTACTAAATTTATAGCTTCATTTAAAAGTTGGAGATATAGAAGCAGATTTGTAAACTATTTGTCGGTTGGCAGTAACAATAAGAAATTTAAACCTAGCAGGACAAAATTTGATTGGCTCACAAGAGATGATGATAAGGTTGACGAATATGTTTCAGACCCGAGAATAAGTTTTATATTTACCCTGAACGCATTTTACAATATGTTTGAAGTTATGATTTCTATGAATGAAAAAGAAA
Above is a window of Sedimentibacter sp. MB35-C1 DNA encoding:
- a CDS encoding XdhC/CoxI family protein, whose product is MEFYKILQDLDSSKDNVVFTYLTGKNKGAKLILSDGEKIYSESNDSVDWKKAAESMPVNKKSQTVLVDGEKIYIEFLRKSYSAVVCGAGHVSIAIIKMCNLMDLPVTVIDDRMIFTNNAKAAGADNVMYEPFEDALDKIEGDSGTFFIIVTRGHRYDQMCLEKIINKENAYIGMIGSRLRVGKVLDYLEEKGVPREKLDMVHTPIGLKIGAETPAEIAVSIMAEIIEIKNKKSGMSSFDKELVDAISGEKLKNIPKAVVTIVSRKGSSPRDVGTKMIVCKDGTMIGTIGGGCVEAELRQKAFNALDAQRCELVKVDMTGQEAEDDGMVCGGIIEVFIDPIM
- a CDS encoding CPC_1213 family protein → MTDNKMKSTRNNKKHDGKFRSKHITHNPQAESARAVFGLKDDNYQDRVDHQNER
- a CDS encoding alpha/beta fold hydrolase → MSTEEFCYSSSDGKTKIHAVKWVPEGEIKAVMQISHGMLEHIERYDEFAGYMAEHGVLVAGNDHLGHGKSVLSENNRGYFGEGGSRFLIEDMHKLMNILKNDYPDLPFFILGHSMGSFLTRQFINLYGNKIDGAVISGTGQPPYWVIKSGIFITKFIASFKSWRYRSRFVNYLSVGSNNKKFKPSRTKFDWLTRDDDKVDEYVSDPRISFIFTLNAFYNMFEVMISMNEKERIEAIPNNLPLIFISGDNDPVGKFGNDVRRVSGLYRQFGKKNISVKIYSGDRHEVLNELDREQVYEDVLMWMDELFAENESMH